A part of Setaria viridis chromosome 8, Setaria_viridis_v4.0, whole genome shotgun sequence genomic DNA contains:
- the LOC117833536 gene encoding large ribosomal subunit protein eL20: protein MVAHRFHQYQVVGRALPAPGDEHPKIYRMKLWATNEVRAKSKFWYFLRKLKKVKKSNGQVLAINEIFERNPTTIKNYGIWLRYQSRTGYHNMYKEYRDTTLNGAVEQMYNEMASRHRVRAPCIQIIKTATVHFKLCKRDNTKQFHNAKIKFPLVSRKIRPPTRKLKTTFKASRPNLFM, encoded by the exons ATGGTCGCCCACAGG TTCCATCAGTACCAGGTGGTGGGTCGCGCGCTGCCGGCCCCCGGCGATGAACACCCCAAGATCTACCGCATGAAGCTCTGGGCCACCAACGAGGTCCGCGCCAAATCCAAGTTCTG GTATTTCCTGAGGAAGCTCAAGAAGGTGAAGAAGAGCAATGGCCAGGTTCTCGCCATCAACGAG ATATTTGAGCGTAATCCTACCACAATCAAGAACTACGGCATCTGGCTGCGTTACCAGAGCAGGACAGGTTACCACAACATGTACAAGGAGTACCGTGACACCACCTTGAATGGTGCCGTGGAGCAGATGTACAATGAGATGGCCTCCCGTCATCGTGTGAGGGCCCCCTGCATCCAAATCATCAAGACAGCAACGGTCCACTTCAAGCTCTGCAAGAGGGACAACACCAAGCAGTTCCACAATGCCAAGATCAAGTTCCCTCTTGTGTCGCGCAAGATCAGACCACCAACCAGGAAGCTGAAGACTACCTTCAAGGCTTCAAGGCCCAACTTGTTCATGTGA
- the LOC117866758 gene encoding GDSL esterase/lipase At1g28570, protein MASSLMLVLPFFLLVVCPYAAASARQAPCCYKRLFSLGDSITDAGNLAIVAPNIPAMAFPYGETFFHRPNGRFCDGRLIVDFIAEALKLPLLTPFLAGNKAEDFRQGANFAVSGATALSQQFFKDMGLDLAIIPPFSLDVQVEWFMRVLNMLGPTEQERKDIMSSSLFLVGEIGGNDYNHPFFQNRSFRDEIKSLVPKVIEKIENATKVLIGLGAKTIVVPGNFPIGCMPRYLTMFQSNNPGDYDYSGCIRWLNDFAEEHNRAVRLMLERIRLRDPTVTVVYGDYYGTILEITRSPDKHGFRKDVALTACCGDGGPHNSGTLFSCNATSILCPDPSKYISWDGLHLTEAAYQFVARGILDGLIGSSKCRC, encoded by the exons ATGGCGTCTTCCCTTATGCTTgtcctccccttcttcctcctcgtcgtgtGCCCGTACGCTGCCGCGTCGGCCAGGCAAGCTCCCTGCTGCTATAAGAGGCTGTTCAGCTTGGGTGACTCCATCACCGACGCCGGCAACCTCGCCATCGTGGCCCCTAACATCCCCGCCATGGCGTTCCCCTATGGCGAGACCTTCTTCCACCGCCCCAACGGGCGCTTCTGCGATGGCAGGCTCATTGTTGACTTCATTG CGGAGGCGTTGAAGCTGCCGCTCTTGACACCGTTCCTCGCCGGGAACAAGGCGGAGGACTTCAGGCAGGGGGCAAACTTCGCCGTGTCCGGCGCGACAGCTCTGAGCCAGCAGTTCTTCAAGGACATGGGGCTGGACCTGGCCATCATTCCGCCCTTCTCGCTGGACGTGCAGGTGGAATGGTTCATGCGCGTGCTCAACATGCTGGGCCCAACGGAACAAG AGCGCAAGGACATCATGTCCAGCTCTCTGTTCCTGGTGGGGGAGATTGGGGGCAACGATTACAACCACCCCTTCTTCCAGAACAGGTCCTTCAGGGACGAGATCAAGTCCCTGGTCCCAAAAGTTATAGAAAAGATCGAGAACGCCACCAAG GTGTTGATCGGCCTTGGAGCGAAGACAATCGTCGTCCCCGGGAACTTCCCCATAGGCTGCATGCCGAGGTACCTCACCATGTTCCAGAGCAACAACCCCGGCGACTACGATTACTCCGGGTGCATCAGATGGCTCAACGACTTCGCCGAGGAGCACAACCGCGCGGTCAGGCTCATGCTGGAGCGCATCCGTCTCCGCGATCCGACCGTCACCGTCGTCTACGGCGATTACTACGGCACCATCCTGGAGATCACCCGTAGCCCTGATAAACACG GGTTCAGGAAGGACGTTGCCCTGACCGCGtgctgcggcgacggcggccccCACAACTCCGGCACGCTGTTCTCTTGCAACGCCACGTCGATTCTGTGCCCTGACCCGTCCAAGTACATATCCTGGGACGGGCTTCATCTCACTGAAGCTGCGTACCAATTCGTGGCGCGTGGCATCCTGGATGGACTAATTGGGTCCTCCAAATGTAGATGCTAA
- the LOC140223676 gene encoding norbelladine synthase-like: MATELNKAMKGSLCHDLVTGLDAADVWEVYGGLLVGNLIPKLLPEVFSKVELVEGDGGVGTVLLVTFPPGTPGSETMEEKFIKVDNENYIKEALVTKGGFLDHGFQKYLVRIKIIGKGEKTSIIRSTIEYEVDHEHASNPPVPSTSGLAAIAEAITKYIKEQKALE; encoded by the exons ATGGCTACAGAGCTCAACAAAGCAATGAAAGGGAGCCTTTGCCACGACTTGGTGACTGGGCTCGATGCTGCCGACGTGTGGGAGGTCTATGGAGGCCTCCTTGTTGGGAATTTGATCCCCAAATTGCTTCCTGAAGTGTTCTCCAAGGTTGAGCTTGTAGAGGGAGATGGTGGAGTTGGAACAGTCTTGCTTGTCACCTTTCCTCCAG GAACTCCAGGATCAGAAACTATGGAAGAAAAGTTCATCAAGGTCGATAATGAAAACTACATCAAGGAAGCACTAGTAACTAAAGGAGGTTTTCTAGACCATGGATTTCAGAAATACTTGGTACGAATTAAGATTAtaggaaaaggagagaaaacATCTATAATAAGATCAACAATTGAATATGAAGTTGATCACGAGCATGCAAGCAACCCGCCTGTTCCCAGTACCAGTGGTTTAGCTGCTATTGCTGAGGCCATCACAAAATACATCAAGGAGCAGAAGGCCCTTGAGTAA